The sequence TGCCGCCGATAAGGGACCTCGACGCCCGCCGAGATCACTGCCCCATCGAAGTCTTTCACGTTGCCCATTGCACGCTTCCGACGCCAGCCCGAGCGCACCCGCTCAGGCCCGCTTCAAGTGATAGCCCGCGGCCTCACGGTCCCATGTGCCGCTGACGATCCCGCGCTCGCGCAGCTTGTATTTCTGGATCTTGCCGTTCTCCGTCTTCGGCAAATCGCGCATGAATTCGATGAAGCGCGGGATCGCGAAATACGCAAGACGAGGTTCGCAATACGCGACGAGCGCCGCCGGTGTGAGCGTCGAACCGGCTTTCAATACGACCGCCGCCATCACCTCGTCTTCGGCCAGCTCCGAGCGCACGGCATACACGGCGGCGGTTTCGATATCCGGATGGCTGAGCAAGGTCTGCTCGACCTCGTAGGACGAGATGTTTTCGCCGCGGCGCCGGATCGCGTCCTTCAGGCGATCCACGAACTTGTAGTAGCCGTCGGCATCGCGCACCACCCGGTCACCCGTGTGAAACCAGAGGTTTCGCCACGCCTCGACCGTCTTCTCGGGCATGCCAAAGTAACCGGTCGCGAACGCGAAAGGCTCGGTGGCGCGCAACAGCAGCTCGCCCGTTTGCCCGTCCGGAACCGGCTCATCGTGTTCGTCGACCACGCGCGCTTCGAAGCCCGCTGCGACGCGCCCCATCCATCCCGGACGCTGATCCGAAAAGCCGCGCCCGAGCACGCAGTTGGTCTCGGTGGAGCCGAATCCATCGAGCAGCCGGATTGAGCAGCGCTCGGTAAATGGGTCATGGAACTGCTCGGGCACACCGGGCGCCAATGCGATCCTGACCTGATGGGCACGCTCGGCGTCGGTCGACGGCTTCGACAGCAGGATCGGAACCATCGCACCGAGCAGAAAGGTCACCGTCGCGCGCGTTTCGATCAGCGCGGCGAAGAAGCGGCTCGCCGAGAACCGCGTGTCGACGATCAGCGACGCACCCGAAATCAGCGCCTGAAAAAAGCTGTTCAGCGCGTTGGTGTGGAACAGCGGAAGAACCGTGTACAGAATGTCTTCGCGCGTCATGCCGATATGCGACGCCACGTAGACACCCCACCAGTAAAACTGCGCATGAGGGCAAACGACGCCCTTCGACAGGCCGGACGTCCCCGAGGTGTAAAGAATGGCGAGCGTGTCGCCTGGTCCGACGTTGGACGCATCGACCGCCTCGCCGAGCGGCGGAATGGGTTCGCACGCGAGCGGCAGCGATGCTTCAGCGTTGCCGTCGTCAATGAGCCACACGCGCTCCAAGGCGAGCGTCGACAGTTCCAGGCCGGCAATGGCGCTGGTGAGCGACGACTCGGCGACCAGCAGCCGTGCTCCCGAGTTGGCAAGCATGTGCTGTAGCGGCATGCCGCGCGACGCCGTATTGATCGGCACGACGACGGCGCCGAGCCACCCGCAGCCAAGCACGATTTCCATGAATTCCACGCGGT comes from Trinickia violacea and encodes:
- a CDS encoding ATP-dependent acyl-CoA ligase; the protein is MGDAPLFSDRSTSWTGSDALAAASRRAGALKAAGIAPGDRVALMCSNRVEFMEIVLGCGWLGAVVVPINTASRGMPLQHMLANSGARLLVAESSLTSAIAGLELSTLALERVWLIDDGNAEASLPLACEPIPPLGEAVDASNVGPGDTLAILYTSGTSGLSKGVVCPHAQFYWWGVYVASHIGMTREDILYTVLPLFHTNALNSFFQALISGASLIVDTRFSASRFFAALIETRATVTFLLGAMVPILLSKPSTDAERAHQVRIALAPGVPEQFHDPFTERCSIRLLDGFGSTETNCVLGRGFSDQRPGWMGRVAAGFEARVVDEHDEPVPDGQTGELLLRATEPFAFATGYFGMPEKTVEAWRNLWFHTGDRVVRDADGYYKFVDRLKDAIRRRGENISSYEVEQTLLSHPDIETAAVYAVRSELAEDEVMAAVVLKAGSTLTPAALVAYCEPRLAYFAIPRFIEFMRDLPKTENGKIQKYKLRERGIVSGTWDREAAGYHLKRA